One genomic region from Stackebrandtia nassauensis DSM 44728 encodes:
- a CDS encoding beta-N-acetylhexosaminidase produces the protein MYESLIPQPTSVEAHPGGPFTLDGDTRIVATEAAAEAGWLLHDYLRAGTGLTVPVTDRADGGAITLELSGDRPADGTTAAEAYRLDVDADGVRLSAAHPAGLSRAVQTLRQLLPAETLRSAPVGTTPVTLAAVSIQDEPRFAWRGVMLDVARHFQPKEFVLRMIDLAALHRLNVVQLHLTDDQGWRLEVPGRPKLTEIGSWRPETVIGHALDDTKGYDGTPHGGYYTAADLREIVAYAARRHITVVPEIDLPGHVRSVLAGYPELGNTGEPTTVATTFGIFSEVLAPTEAALDFAREVFDTVVDIFPSPYIHIGGDECPRTEWRDSPAARDKAKELGLSSVDLLQSWFTKNFAEHLAGHGRQIIGWDEILDGGAPDDAVIAVWRDFSIAAKAAAKGHKVIVAPVQATYLDYYESTDAEEPLRIFKNISVDTIAEFEPVPEGTSDELIFGVQAQLWSEYLPVPSAVEYAAFPRLSAIADVAWSTPEARTASPVTGRLEEHLKRLDALGVNYRPPSGPRPWQKGGTGARARWDLDDTSRDETPDLPEF, from the coding sequence ATGTACGAATCGTTGATCCCCCAGCCGACCTCGGTCGAAGCCCACCCCGGCGGTCCGTTCACTCTCGACGGTGACACCCGCATCGTCGCCACCGAAGCCGCCGCCGAGGCGGGCTGGCTGCTGCACGACTACCTGCGGGCCGGAACCGGCCTGACCGTCCCGGTCACCGACCGGGCCGACGGCGGCGCCATCACCCTCGAACTGTCCGGCGACCGTCCCGCTGACGGCACCACCGCCGCCGAGGCCTACCGGCTCGACGTCGACGCGGACGGGGTCCGGCTGTCCGCCGCCCACCCCGCCGGACTGTCACGGGCGGTGCAGACGCTGCGGCAGCTGCTGCCCGCCGAGACGCTGCGCAGCGCGCCGGTGGGCACCACCCCGGTGACCCTGGCCGCGGTGTCGATTCAGGACGAACCGCGGTTCGCCTGGCGCGGCGTGATGCTGGACGTGGCGCGGCACTTCCAGCCCAAGGAGTTCGTGCTGCGCATGATCGACCTGGCGGCGCTGCACCGGCTCAACGTCGTCCAGCTGCACCTGACCGACGACCAGGGCTGGCGGCTGGAGGTCCCCGGCCGTCCCAAGCTCACCGAGATCGGTTCCTGGCGCCCCGAGACCGTGATCGGGCACGCCCTCGACGACACCAAGGGCTACGACGGCACCCCGCACGGCGGCTACTACACCGCCGCCGACCTGCGCGAGATCGTCGCCTACGCCGCCCGCCGCCACATCACCGTGGTGCCCGAGATCGACCTGCCCGGCCACGTGCGCTCGGTGCTGGCCGGTTATCCCGAACTGGGCAACACCGGCGAGCCCACCACCGTGGCCACCACCTTCGGCATCTTCTCCGAGGTCCTGGCGCCCACCGAGGCGGCGCTCGACTTCGCCCGCGAGGTCTTCGACACCGTCGTCGACATCTTCCCGTCTCCGTACATCCACATCGGCGGCGACGAATGCCCCCGCACCGAATGGCGCGACAGCCCGGCGGCGCGGGACAAGGCGAAGGAACTGGGACTGAGCAGCGTCGACCTGTTGCAGTCCTGGTTCACGAAGAACTTCGCCGAGCACCTGGCCGGACACGGCCGCCAGATCATCGGCTGGGACGAGATCCTGGACGGTGGCGCGCCCGACGACGCGGTCATCGCGGTGTGGCGGGACTTCTCGATCGCCGCGAAGGCGGCGGCCAAGGGCCACAAGGTGATCGTGGCCCCGGTACAGGCGACCTATCTGGACTACTACGAGTCCACCGACGCCGAGGAGCCGCTGCGGATCTTCAAGAACATCTCCGTCGACACGATCGCGGAGTTCGAGCCGGTTCCCGAGGGCACCTCCGACGAGCTCATCTTCGGCGTCCAGGCTCAACTGTGGAGCGAGTACCTGCCGGTGCCCTCGGCGGTGGAGTACGCCGCCTTCCCGCGGCTGTCGGCCATCGCCGACGTCGCGTGGTCGACACCCGAGGCGCGCACCGCCTCGCCGGTGACCGGACGGCTGGAGGAGCACCTCAAGCGCCTGGACGCGCTGGGCGTCAACTACCGGCCGCCGTCGGGCCCGAGGCCGTGGCAGAAGGGTGGCACGGGAGCGCGGGCACGCTGGGACCTGGACGACACCTCGAGGGACGAGACCCCGGACCTGCCGGAGTTCTAG
- a CDS encoding NlpC/P60 family protein, translating into MAIRARTTSSSSRSTVVRLTVALAAAALAATLAAPQPAFAEPSIKQLEKKVDKASAELEIIVEDYNELNQELKDLEKQHAETGKELKPLRSRAEQTATEVGDIAASLYRAGPAVTVTPIISGSPDTLIERLSLLEFMSLEQDDLVDELAATTKILESEELEIDDLERERGKLKAKKSKKQRAITRDRDRLRDLRDIAMGQGYRDNPGLKAPPIPGGDAGAAATAVRFVHGALGSPYQWGGVGPHGYDCSGLTSAAWGSAGVSLPHNAAAQYRSIPHVGRGELQPGDLVFYYGDIHHVGMYVGQGKIIHAPSEGQNVRVSGIDELPVSGYGRPA; encoded by the coding sequence ATGGCCATTCGTGCCAGGACTACGTCGTCAAGCTCAAGATCCACCGTTGTTCGCCTCACCGTCGCACTCGCGGCGGCGGCGCTGGCCGCGACCCTCGCGGCACCGCAACCGGCTTTCGCCGAACCCTCGATCAAGCAGCTGGAGAAGAAGGTCGACAAGGCCTCCGCCGAGCTGGAGATCATCGTCGAGGACTACAACGAGCTGAACCAGGAGCTCAAGGACCTCGAAAAGCAGCACGCCGAGACCGGCAAGGAACTCAAACCGCTGCGCAGCCGGGCCGAACAGACGGCCACCGAGGTCGGCGACATCGCCGCCTCGCTGTACCGGGCCGGACCGGCCGTCACCGTCACGCCCATCATCTCCGGCAGCCCCGACACCCTCATCGAGCGGCTGTCGCTGCTGGAGTTCATGAGCCTGGAACAGGACGACCTCGTCGACGAACTGGCCGCGACCACCAAGATCCTCGAATCCGAGGAACTGGAGATCGACGACCTGGAACGGGAACGCGGCAAGCTGAAGGCCAAGAAGTCCAAGAAGCAGCGCGCGATCACCCGGGACCGGGACCGGCTGCGGGACCTGCGCGACATCGCGATGGGCCAGGGCTACCGCGACAATCCCGGCCTGAAGGCGCCGCCGATTCCCGGCGGTGACGCCGGAGCCGCGGCAACGGCGGTGCGGTTCGTCCACGGCGCGCTCGGCTCGCCGTACCAGTGGGGCGGGGTCGGTCCGCACGGTTACGACTGCTCGGGCCTGACCAGTGCCGCCTGGGGCTCGGCCGGGGTGTCGCTGCCGCACAACGCCGCCGCCCAGTACCGCTCGATCCCGCACGTGGGCCGGGGCGAACTACAGCCGGGAGATCTCGTCTTCTACTACGGCGATATTCACCATGTCGGCATGTACGTCGGTCAGGGAAAGATCATTCACGCACCGAGTGAGGGGCAGAACGTCCGCGTTTCCGGGATCGACGAACTGCCGGTTTCGGGCTATGGCCGACCGGCTTGA
- a CDS encoding NlpC/P60 family protein, which produces MKKRYAVIAAVAAAVLCVVITPATASAEPDTLEEVEDELDKKGNEMEKLAEKYNGAREDLKKTEKKIKKIKKQLPKYEKEAEESRKILSDIAYEEYTGGSQLVVAGSALAENPQEAMKRISVLGAINASQGAEISANSSTLKDLLEKKQDLEDLKDEQKKTKSDLKKKKKKLDGQIGELKELREKLGGGGDTGGSGPPPPSGRAGEVVQYAYDQLGDPYGYGQAGPDSFDCSGLTLAAWQQAGVSLYHKASVQREETASVSRSDLAPGDLVFYYSDLHHVALYVGDGKVVHAPQSGDVVKVANMNDMPVHSYGRP; this is translated from the coding sequence GTGAAAAAGCGTTACGCCGTGATCGCCGCTGTGGCAGCCGCAGTGTTGTGTGTGGTGATCACCCCGGCGACCGCCTCCGCCGAGCCAGACACCCTTGAGGAAGTCGAGGACGAACTCGACAAAAAGGGCAACGAGATGGAGAAACTGGCGGAGAAGTACAACGGCGCCAGGGAAGATCTCAAAAAGACCGAAAAGAAGATCAAGAAGATCAAGAAACAGCTGCCCAAGTACGAGAAAGAGGCAGAAGAGTCACGCAAGATCCTCTCCGACATCGCCTATGAGGAGTACACCGGCGGAAGCCAGCTCGTCGTCGCCGGTTCGGCGCTCGCCGAGAACCCGCAGGAGGCGATGAAGCGCATCAGCGTTCTGGGCGCCATCAACGCCTCCCAGGGTGCCGAGATCTCCGCTAACTCGTCCACGCTCAAGGACCTGCTGGAGAAGAAGCAGGACCTCGAGGACCTCAAGGACGAGCAGAAGAAGACCAAGTCGGACCTGAAGAAGAAAAAGAAGAAGCTCGACGGCCAGATCGGCGAGCTCAAGGAACTGCGCGAGAAGCTCGGCGGCGGTGGCGACACCGGCGGCAGCGGACCGCCCCCGCCCTCGGGCCGGGCCGGTGAGGTCGTGCAGTACGCCTATGACCAGCTGGGTGACCCCTACGGTTACGGGCAGGCCGGCCCTGACTCCTTCGACTGCTCGGGTCTGACCCTGGCAGCCTGGCAGCAGGCCGGAGTATCCCTGTACCACAAGGCATCGGTGCAGCGCGAGGAGACGGCGAGCGTTTCCCGCAGTGACCTGGCCCCCGGTGACCTGGTGTTCTACTACAGCGACCTGCACCATGTGGCCCTGTACGTCGGGGACGGCAAGGTCGTCCACGCGCCCCAGTCCGGGGACGTCGTCAAGGTGGCCAACATGAACGACATGCCGGTCCACAGTTACGGACGTCCGTAG
- a CDS encoding metal-sensitive transcriptional regulator, with product MDEKTEYWYSTDRDALLKRLRRVEGQVRGIQRMVDEDEYCIDILTQISAANKALRAVALHLLEGHLGHCVADATAAGGETAEAKVKEATEAIGRLMKS from the coding sequence ATGGACGAGAAGACCGAGTACTGGTACAGCACGGATCGTGACGCACTGCTCAAGCGGCTGCGTCGCGTCGAGGGACAGGTACGGGGCATCCAGCGAATGGTCGATGAGGACGAATACTGTATCGACATCCTTACCCAGATCTCCGCCGCCAACAAGGCACTGCGCGCCGTCGCGCTTCACCTGCTGGAAGGCCATCTGGGGCACTGCGTCGCCGACGCGACCGCCGCCGGCGGCGAGACGGCCGAGGCCAAGGTCAAGGAAGCCACCGAGGCCATCGGGCGCCTCATGAAATCCTAA
- a CDS encoding heavy-metal-associated domain-containing protein, whose amino-acid sequence MTTQTYTVTGMTCQHCVNAVTEELSGIEGVTGVDVDLTSGRVTVTSQSAVDDKSVAEAVDEAGYELAAA is encoded by the coding sequence GTGACCACCCAGACCTACACGGTGACCGGCATGACCTGCCAGCACTGCGTGAACGCGGTGACCGAGGAACTGTCGGGCATCGAGGGTGTGACCGGCGTGGACGTCGACCTGACCAGCGGCAGGGTGACCGTGACTTCTCAGTCGGCTGTGGACGACAAGTCGGTCGCCGAGGCGGTCGACGAGGCCGGTTACGAACTGGCGGCCGCCTGA
- a CDS encoding class I SAM-dependent methyltransferase yields the protein MTESLEQALAEIRGLLAERHKLVRAVASGRRRNERPAHVKTELRPVAVKGGVKLQISQHDGQRPLVTNVDGDEADKRVDDVLAEPYGNWLVETTEATVQLRVTKRGDAQVHRAAASRDRDLAHDRTPPHLIAPDDPLFRELGAGAAKRRQVDAFLRAVASLLGDGAAVEHVVDLGCGNAYLTFATHRYLNLAGADPRVTGVDVREDQRHRNTELAQKLGVGERVRFIAGTAAETPLDDVDMVLALHACDTATDDALARGVSLGAKHIVAAPCCHHDLAAQLRKAAAPSPYGQLTADGILRERFADVLTDALRATLLRAHGYRVDVIEFIDSAHTPRNTLLRATRSTATPDPRHAEEFRQLTSQWNIRPYLADLLTP from the coding sequence GTGACCGAATCGTTGGAGCAGGCGTTGGCCGAGATCCGCGGCCTGCTGGCCGAGCGGCACAAGCTGGTGCGCGCCGTGGCCTCGGGCCGCCGCCGCAACGAACGGCCCGCGCACGTCAAAACCGAGCTGCGGCCGGTGGCGGTCAAGGGCGGCGTGAAGCTCCAGATCTCGCAGCACGACGGCCAGCGGCCCCTGGTGACCAATGTCGACGGAGACGAGGCCGACAAGCGCGTCGACGACGTGCTGGCCGAGCCCTACGGCAACTGGCTGGTCGAGACCACCGAGGCCACCGTCCAGCTGCGGGTCACCAAACGCGGTGACGCGCAGGTGCACCGGGCCGCCGCGTCCCGGGACCGGGACCTGGCCCACGACCGCACCCCGCCGCACCTCATCGCCCCCGACGACCCGCTGTTTCGGGAACTGGGCGCGGGCGCGGCGAAACGGCGGCAGGTGGACGCGTTCCTGCGGGCCGTGGCGTCGCTGTTGGGCGACGGCGCCGCCGTGGAACACGTCGTCGATCTGGGCTGCGGCAACGCCTACCTGACCTTCGCCACGCACCGCTACCTGAACCTCGCCGGAGCCGACCCCCGGGTGACCGGCGTCGACGTGCGCGAGGACCAGCGGCACCGCAACACCGAGCTGGCCCAGAAGCTGGGCGTCGGCGAGCGGGTCCGGTTCATCGCCGGAACCGCCGCCGAGACCCCGCTGGACGATGTGGACATGGTGCTGGCGCTGCACGCCTGCGACACCGCGACCGACGACGCGCTCGCGCGCGGGGTCTCCTTGGGCGCCAAGCACATCGTCGCCGCGCCGTGTTGCCACCACGATCTGGCCGCGCAGCTGCGCAAGGCCGCCGCCCCGTCCCCGTACGGTCAGCTCACCGCCGACGGCATCCTGCGGGAACGGTTCGCCGACGTGCTCACCGACGCGCTGCGCGCGACGCTGCTGCGCGCCCACGGGTACAGGGTGGACGTCATCGAGTTCATCGATTCGGCGCACACGCCCCGCAACACGCTGCTGCGCGCCACCCGCTCGACCGCGACACCGGATCCACGGCACGCCGAGGAGTTCCGGCAGCTCACTTCACAGTGGAATATCCGGCCGTACCTGGCCGACCTGCTCACACCGTGA
- a CDS encoding DUF6069 family protein, which yields MSEPNYRYGQASPRQPVDPTQRMPSASAPEPKPQPRINAGKLWAGGVGAAVVVALVVLVGILLVRGVLKIPVLAAQGEGAYGTASTTTYAVTAGALALAATALLHVLLIAMPRPMQFFYWICALVTAVAVLLPFTLVAELNAQVATAGINLVAGICLMSVLGSIGASSVNYDREPRY from the coding sequence ATGAGCGAGCCCAATTACCGCTACGGACAGGCCAGTCCCCGGCAACCGGTCGACCCGACGCAGCGCATGCCTTCGGCTTCGGCCCCCGAACCCAAGCCCCAGCCCCGCATCAACGCGGGAAAGCTGTGGGCCGGGGGTGTCGGGGCCGCGGTGGTGGTGGCGCTGGTGGTGCTGGTCGGCATCCTGCTGGTGCGCGGCGTGCTCAAGATCCCGGTGCTGGCCGCGCAGGGCGAGGGCGCCTACGGCACGGCCTCCACGACGACGTACGCCGTGACCGCCGGAGCGCTGGCCCTGGCGGCCACGGCATTGCTGCACGTGCTGTTGATCGCGATGCCGCGTCCGATGCAGTTCTTCTACTGGATCTGCGCGCTGGTCACCGCCGTGGCCGTGTTGTTGCCGTTCACCTTGGTCGCCGAGCTGAACGCGCAGGTCGCCACGGCCGGGATCAACCTGGTCGCCGGGATCTGCCTGATGTCGGTGCTCGGTTCGATCGGCGCCTCGTCGGTCAACTACGACCGCGAACCGCGTTACTGA
- a CDS encoding sulfotransferase family protein, whose product MLKVVGAGLPRTATWSQSEALPVLLGGKCYHMHQVIEHFDHVDTWIDALNGKTPDWHKFFDGYTAAVDWPASIFWPELAEAFPDALILLSTRTDAATWYRSMSNTVLKSLDMSRKAAEEGVDRPGFEGSPEKFLEMTDALWKRFVGEDSDVTADDAEGAQRCYDRYIQHVRDTAPADRLLEWNASEGWEPLCERLGLPVPEQPFPHSNTTADFQKMMESGPPGAGAATAEEYRQQMAQKDQ is encoded by the coding sequence ATGCTGAAAGTAGTTGGCGCGGGGCTACCGCGCACCGCCACCTGGTCGCAATCGGAAGCACTTCCCGTCCTGCTTGGAGGGAAGTGTTACCACATGCACCAGGTCATCGAACACTTCGACCACGTCGACACCTGGATCGACGCCCTCAATGGCAAGACCCCCGACTGGCACAAGTTCTTCGACGGCTACACCGCCGCCGTGGACTGGCCCGCCTCCATCTTCTGGCCGGAGCTGGCGGAGGCGTTCCCGGACGCGCTGATCCTGCTGTCGACCCGCACCGACGCCGCCACCTGGTACCGCAGCATGTCCAACACCGTCCTGAAGTCGCTGGACATGTCCCGCAAGGCCGCCGAGGAAGGCGTCGACCGTCCGGGATTCGAGGGTTCGCCGGAGAAGTTCCTCGAGATGACCGACGCGCTGTGGAAGCGGTTCGTCGGCGAGGACTCCGACGTCACGGCCGACGACGCCGAGGGCGCCCAGCGCTGCTACGACAGGTACATCCAGCACGTCCGTGACACCGCGCCCGCCGACCGGCTGCTGGAGTGGAACGCCTCGGAGGGCTGGGAACCGCTGTGCGAGCGGCTGGGCCTGCCGGTGCCGGAGCAGCCGTTCCCGCATTCGAACACGACCGCCGACTTCCAGAAGATGATGGAAAGCGGTCCTCCCGGCGCGGGCGCCGCCACCGCCGAGGAGTACCGGCAGCAGATGGCGCAGAAGGATCAGTAA
- a CDS encoding sugar ABC transporter permease, which yields MSSWLRIFGWRHVVAIAVAVFSLVPIVFVVSSAFNPVGTLSSTTLLPENGFSFDNLTNLFTQTEFASWYGNTLLIAFVAAAASVFISALAAYAFSRFRFRGRRVSLLALLLIQMFPQFLAIVAIYLIFSVIGDRWPVLGFNTSTGLILVYLGGAMGVNTWLMKGFFDTVPKELDESAIVDGATHAQVFFRIILPLVTPILAISGLLAFVGIVNEYIIASVFLTDPESQTLAVGLAAMVGDNNREANFGMFCAGTVLTAIPTVAVFTYLQRYIVHGLTAGAVKG from the coding sequence ATGAGTTCCTGGCTGCGGATCTTCGGCTGGCGGCACGTCGTCGCGATCGCCGTCGCCGTGTTCTCGCTGGTGCCGATCGTGTTCGTCGTGTCCTCGGCCTTCAACCCGGTGGGCACGCTGTCGTCCACGACCCTGCTGCCGGAGAACGGCTTCTCGTTCGACAACCTCACCAACCTGTTCACCCAGACCGAGTTCGCCAGCTGGTACGGCAACACGCTGCTCATCGCGTTCGTCGCGGCCGCCGCGTCGGTGTTCATCTCGGCGCTGGCCGCGTACGCGTTCAGCCGGTTCCGGTTCAGGGGCCGCCGCGTCAGTCTGCTGGCCCTGCTGCTGATCCAGATGTTCCCGCAGTTCCTGGCGATCGTGGCCATCTACCTGATCTTCTCGGTGATCGGCGACCGCTGGCCGGTGCTCGGCTTCAACACCTCCACCGGCCTGATCCTGGTCTACCTGGGCGGCGCGATGGGCGTCAACACCTGGCTGATGAAGGGCTTCTTCGACACGGTGCCCAAGGAACTGGACGAATCGGCGATCGTGGACGGAGCCACCCACGCGCAGGTATTCTTCCGGATCATCCTGCCGCTGGTGACCCCGATCCTGGCCATCTCCGGGCTGCTGGCCTTCGTCGGCATCGTCAACGAGTACATCATCGCCAGCGTGTTCCTCACCGATCCCGAGTCGCAGACACTCGCGGTGGGGCTGGCGGCCATGGTCGGTGACAACAACCGGGAGGCCAACTTCGGGATGTTCTGCGCCGGAACCGTTCTGACCGCTATCCCCACCGTGGCGGTCTTCACCTACCTCCAGCGCTACATCGTGCACGGCCTCACCGCGGGCGCCGTGAAGGGCTGA
- a CDS encoding ABC transporter permease subunit, with product MNSTTSLPGLVTKIAVMCVVAGLGVWAALPLIGAGEWIGLGIVVAVTALLFYLYLSPRRVPAKYLVPGTLLLIAFQLLPVIITISTSTTNLGDGHRGTKEEVIDYLEATSVKQREDAPTYALTVAYDGSGDLVFLLTDADGKFYAGDETGLKPLAESDVEATSSGKILEAEGYTPLTGEEIGERDAEIAKFAVPVDDGGIRTKGLNEAYEGVATRKYEADCDCIVDAKTGHRWTADDAVGSFVDDKGEKLAQGWEVNVGASNFTRVLTDDRLRGPFVSVLVWNLIFAAGTVLLVFVLGLACAMALNHDRLRGRKIYRAIVILPYAMPAFGMLLVWRDMFNADYGLINQLSGLDIAWFGHTGSARLAVLLVNLWLGFPYMFLISTGALQAIPRDTLDAAKIDGASAPQAFRKVTLPLLLVALTPLLISSFAFNFNNFNVIQLTTGGGPFTSDSSSAGGTDLLITYTFRLAFGGQGADYGYAAAISAFIFVIVAVISAVSFRTTRRQEEVYR from the coding sequence ATGAACTCGACCACCAGCCTGCCCGGGCTCGTCACCAAGATCGCCGTCATGTGCGTGGTGGCGGGCCTGGGGGTGTGGGCGGCGCTGCCGCTGATCGGTGCCGGGGAATGGATCGGGCTCGGCATCGTCGTCGCCGTCACGGCGCTGCTGTTCTACCTGTACCTGTCGCCCAGGCGGGTGCCCGCCAAGTACCTGGTGCCCGGAACGCTGCTGCTCATCGCGTTCCAGCTGCTGCCGGTCATCATCACGATCTCCACCTCCACGACGAACCTCGGCGACGGCCATCGCGGCACCAAGGAAGAGGTCATCGACTACCTGGAGGCGACCTCGGTCAAACAGCGCGAGGACGCGCCGACCTACGCGCTCACCGTCGCCTACGACGGCTCCGGGGACCTGGTGTTCCTGTTGACCGACGCGGACGGGAAGTTCTACGCCGGAGACGAGACCGGACTCAAACCGCTCGCCGAATCCGATGTGGAGGCGACCTCGAGCGGCAAGATCCTCGAAGCCGAGGGCTACACCCCGCTGACCGGCGAGGAGATCGGTGAACGCGACGCCGAGATCGCGAAGTTCGCCGTACCCGTCGACGACGGCGGCATCCGCACCAAGGGACTCAACGAGGCCTACGAGGGCGTCGCGACCCGAAAGTACGAGGCCGACTGCGACTGCATCGTCGACGCCAAGACCGGGCACCGCTGGACCGCCGACGACGCGGTCGGCAGCTTCGTGGACGACAAGGGCGAGAAACTGGCCCAGGGCTGGGAAGTCAACGTCGGGGCGTCCAACTTCACCCGCGTCCTCACCGACGACCGGCTGCGCGGCCCGTTCGTGTCGGTACTGGTGTGGAACCTGATCTTCGCGGCCGGGACCGTGCTGCTCGTGTTCGTGCTGGGCCTGGCCTGCGCCATGGCCCTCAACCACGACCGGCTGCGGGGCCGCAAGATCTACCGCGCCATCGTGATCCTGCCCTACGCCATGCCCGCCTTCGGGATGCTGCTGGTGTGGCGGGACATGTTCAACGCCGACTACGGGCTCATCAACCAGCTGTCCGGTCTGGACATCGCCTGGTTCGGGCACACCGGTTCGGCGCGGCTGGCCGTGCTGCTGGTCAACCTGTGGCTCGGCTTCCCGTACATGTTCCTGATCAGTACCGGTGCGCTGCAAGCGATCCCGCGCGACACCCTCGACGCGGCCAAGATCGACGGCGCCTCGGCGCCGCAGGCGTTCCGCAAGGTGACGCTGCCGCTGCTGCTGGTGGCGCTGACGCCGCTGTTGATCTCGTCGTTCGCGTTCAACTTCAACAACTTCAACGTCATCCAGCTGACCACCGGCGGCGGCCCGTTCACCTCGGACTCCTCCAGCGCGGGCGGCACCGACCTGCTCATCACCTATACCTTCCGGCTGGCCTTCGGCGGTCAGGGTGCCGACTACGGTTACGCGGCCGCCATCAGCGCGTTCATCTTCGTCATCGTCGCCGTGATCTCGGCGGTGAGCTTCAGGACCACCCGGCGACAGGAAGAGGTGTACCGATGA